The genomic stretch ACCGGTCGCGCCAAAATAAAAAGTACCCGGCAACATGGCCGTTCCCGTAACGGTGGTTACCCTACCGCCCCTTGCAGGGCCAATGGTCCTGTATTTTAAGGCTTCGAAATCTTGTGCGAAGATGGCACAACTTAAAAAAAATGTAAAAAGGAAGTAAAAGGTACGCTGCTTTAATCTCATGAGCTAGTTAGAAGTTGGTTTATTGCCAAATCTACTAAATACCTAGTCAATCTGAAATGGTATGGCACCGGAATTACGGGCTTTATGATTGAGAACATGGTTATTTGCGGATTCTACAACCAAAAACGACCATTAATCCATCCTTTCATATTTGTAACTGCAACCCTCGATACAGATTACACTGGTGGGTGATAATAGGAATCCATCATTCTTGAATTCTATCCTAAAGGTGATCACACCCTCTTCGTTTTCGGCGACCAGCTCCATATCCTCACAATCATAATGTAGTGCCAGACTTTCTCCATCGAGGACATACCCGTCTTCGGTGCATTCCGGATAATTGGTAGAAGTGAAACTGCCATCGGAAAGGAATTCTATCTCCTCCCCATCTTCGACATCTACCCAATATTGTGGTCCGCCCGAGCTAATATAAGCCGCCGTCAATTTCCATTTCCCTAAAATTGAATTGTTTCTTGGGCCCATATTGCCATTGTCATCATTATTACATGCCAACAATGGACCCAATAATAGGGTGATGAGTAAACTTGAGATTAACTTTTTCATAGGTCACTTTACGCATAAGATGAAGGATTTTCAATCCGTTGCGCCATCCTATAGCTAATTTATGTCCTTTAAAATTCTTGTTGATGTTGTTCCCTTCCTAAAAATATGGTGCTGTGTCGCTGTAAAATAGTCCCTGAATATCTGATTGAGCACATGACTTTCCGTGCTTGCCAAAATCCCCAGACTTGGGTATGTGCCCAAAATCGCCTGTGAAAGCAGTTTTACGGATTTTGAGGCTTCATCGTGCACTTTATTTATGAATTTTTCGGAAAATGTATCGCCTTGTGCTACATTTTTTTCTATTTGTGCTGCATATCCCATCAACAATGAACCAGCTATTTCGACTTGGGCCAGCAATTGGCGGATAGGTTCTGTGGAACCGCTTATTTTTTTTGACTCTTCCAGAAAATGTTCGGCCATTCCCACATAGTTGACCCATAATGTGAGGTCTGCAAAAATGGAGAAATGCACCTTGAAAATTGGGTGCGGCCGATGCACTTCATTGTAAACAAAACTATACTTTTCGTGAACCCACTGCTTTTCTACTTTAAATGATTCCGTTGCAGTTGCCTTTAACCCCATGGTTTCCCAATCCGGTATAATTTCCACTTGATTTTTTTTCAGCACAAAGGAGCGCACCATTGGCGTACCATCTTTTTGAACAATATCCTTACCATTTTCCTGAATTTTTGCATTCAAGGTAAAATGGGTAAGGTAAGGTGCCCCAGTTGCATATTTCCAAGTTCCTGAAATAATGTAACCGTCCCCGTCCCTTTCAGCGGTTCCAAAAACTCCGCCGCTTCCTCCAAAGCAAACGGGACGTTCGGGGTTCGTAAAAATATCGTCGGCCACGCTTTTCTGTAAATTGCCCACGAAAAAGTTGGCTCCGCTGCACAGGGTAACGGTCCAGCCCAGGCTGCCATCCATTTTGGCGAGCGACCGCAGTTTTTCCAGACCTTCGGAAAAGGACATTTCCAGTCCTCCAAAACATTGGGGCACCCAAATATTCCAGAGGTTTTCCTTCGCGATCCACGCTAAAACTTCATCGCTGAAAATCGACTTGCTGAAATCCAATTCATCAGGCTCCTGCATAGGCCTCGCTGTTATTGTTGTCTATTATTTTTTTCCATTTGATATACCCCGAAATTGCAACGGTGAACAAAAAAGCGGTCAAGCCGGCATAAATGTAAAGTTCTTTATAAATGAGCAAGGGTATGGATATAATATTGCTGATGTTCAGATATACCCAATTCTCTATTTTTCGTTTGGCCATCAACCACATACCGGCCCATGCAAAGGCACAGACCACGGCATCCCAATATGGCACATCGGAATCTGTATGTTGCCCTAGCCAATAGGCCATCAAAATAAAACAGCCCAGTACAATGCCCGCAGCTATGCCATGCTCCTTTTTGGTAGAGTAAGAGATGGGGGCTTCTTGTTTTTGTTTGCCCATCTTCCAATAAAACCAACCATAAATACTCATGACCAGATAATACATATTGAGCAAAATATCGGCATATAATTGGGATTGATAGAGCACCCAGACACTGATGAGAATGGCAACAATGCCGAAAAGGTAATTGTGGATATTGTTCTGTCTGGCCAATAACACCTGAACCACCCCAAAAAGGGTTCCGATCCATTGTAAAACCACGAGTTGAGAAAAGTATTCCATTTTTTTAAGTAACCTATATTTAAAATCATGGGTACCCAAATTGGAATACGGGCAAACTTGCCTAAATCCCTACGCCAGCATTACCTGGATCAGGTGCGAAGTACTCGACTTCCGGGTATGATCTCAGCCCTAAAGGGGGCACCCCATGTTGAACAAAGATATTAATTACGGGCTAAATAAGGAGGTTAATCAATAGTAGTTTCACATAAACCCACTGGGGTGTTAATTATCAAAAGAGTACCAAGAAACAAAATGCTTCCCGGCACTCTGTATGTATTAAATGTTGATATTCAAATAGACCGAAAATCTACTCTTTACCTCAACCTTACCATTGTTCAAATCTTGGGCAACGGGCAGCATCGAAGACAGCCCCAAGGCATATTGTCTGTAATTTACCTCAACCCCCAACCTACTGAAAAGGGCATTTCCGCCTGTGTCGTTCACTTCAAACCCAAACTCCTTGTTTTTCTCAAAATGTTCCCCACCAATTCCAGCCTGGGGCGTTAAAGCGAAATTGGTTCCCAAATAATAGGTTTTATAGGCATTTAGCGCATAGTTGAACTGGTTTCCGAACCTATATTCTTTATCATTTTTGGTTTTGATGGTGTAGTTGACCATGGCAGAAAGACCCCAATTACGATGGGTAACGCCGTAATTGGCCCCCAAAACATAGTCCCAGCTCCCTGTGCCCAACTGAAAACTTGGGTTGACACTTCCTTCGAGGTTTTCTTCATCGAACTTACCGGTCGGCATTTTTATGCCTCCTCCCAATTGTAAAGTGTGCTGTGGTTCAATAGAAATGATACTGTCCGGTGTTTGTTTTAGGATTTGATAAAACCCCAGGACAGTGGCATCCCCCAATCCGTTGATATGCTGCTCCGTATTGTCCGAAAATTCCCTGGAATGGAATTGATAGGGCATCACCGCATTGATGATCAACCTTTTTCCAACCGGGATTTGTGTCCATAATTGTATGGTATTGAAATTTTCATCAATCCACGGCGAATTGGAAAAGATTCCATCGCGTGACCTATAGCGTTGTCCAATGTACCGAAGCCCTATAAAATTGTTGTTGAGCCCGGTGCCAAACCCCATACTTCCGCCATTGCCACTACAACCGCAAACATCGCAGAAATCATCAAATTCCATTGAGGTGTATGAAACGGTCCGGTAACAAAGTTTTATGGGCATCTCGCTTGCTTGCATTGTATAAATGCCCATCATAATCAGTAAAGCTGCTGTTATATATGTTTTCATAAAATCAGTATTCGGCGAAACGTTCGTCATTAATAAATTCTTCATCGGTGAGTGTGCCCAAAAATGCGATCAAGGCCAGTTTTTCGGTATCGTCAAGGGAGATTCCAAGACCTTCTTCAGTTTTGAGCAAGGGGTCCAAAGTAGGCGAGTCCTGTACGCCGTTCTGATAAAAATTCAGCACAGATTCCAAACTCCCGAACCTGCCATCGTGCATGTAGGGTGCGGTAAGGGCCACATTCCTGAGACTGGGCACCTTAAACTTATACGTATCGTTGGTGCTGCCGCTTACTTCGGCGCGTCCAATATCGTTCAGGCTCGAATTTGGAGGAAGCCCATTGTTCCTAAAACTTCCATCGGAAAAAAGGTCCGTGGTATGGCAGCTTGCACATTTTTCCTGAAAAACATGCATTCCTTGGAGTTCTTGCTCCGTTAAGGTGACACCATCTTCGTTTCGCACATATTTGTCATATTTGGAGTTATAGGAAACCATCATCACCATAAATTGGGCAATGGCCTTCAAAAAGTTTTCGTGGTTGACGCCCCCTTCTTCAAAGGCTGCTTCGAACTCCTTTTGATACTGACTATCCGCCCTTAATTTTTCCAATACGCTCGTCATGGTCTCACCCATTTCCACTTCGTTTGTAATGGGAATTATGGGAAATAGGTCCAAATGACTGGTTGCCCCGTCCCAAGCAAATTCGGAGAAAAAGGCCATGTTGGCTATCGAGGGCGTGTTCCTTGTCCCCTCTTTGTCGTCTATACCGTGACTGAATTGATGGCCATGGTGCGTAAAGGAGAATCGTTGCTCATGACAGAAGCCGCATGATATAAAACCATTCGCGGACAGTTTTCCGTCGTAGAACAACTTTTTGCCCAGCTCAAAGCCATATTTGGTCGGTGGGTTTTCTTCCACATTGTACACCATGGGCGGAAAATTGGCAGGTAAGGTAACGGACAAACGCTCGTTATCCTCAATGTCGATATACTCCCCATTGTCGTTATTACAGGCTCCCAGCATCAAAAGTGGTATTGCCCAAAAAAGATACTTTGTTTTCATACTTTTTGATTTATGGGCCGTCCATAAAAGGACGG from Flagellimonas oceani encodes the following:
- the pnuC gene encoding nicotinamide riboside transporter PnuC, coding for MEYFSQLVVLQWIGTLFGVVQVLLARQNNIHNYLFGIVAILISVWVLYQSQLYADILLNMYYLVMSIYGWFYWKMGKQKQEAPISYSTKKEHGIAAGIVLGCFILMAYWLGQHTDSDVPYWDAVVCAFAWAGMWLMAKRKIENWVYLNISNIISIPLLIYKELYIYAGLTAFLFTVAISGYIKWKKIIDNNNSEAYAGA
- a CDS encoding acyl-CoA dehydrogenase, coding for MQEPDELDFSKSIFSDEVLAWIAKENLWNIWVPQCFGGLEMSFSEGLEKLRSLAKMDGSLGWTVTLCSGANFFVGNLQKSVADDIFTNPERPVCFGGSGGVFGTAERDGDGYIISGTWKYATGAPYLTHFTLNAKIQENGKDIVQKDGTPMVRSFVLKKNQVEIIPDWETMGLKATATESFKVEKQWVHEKYSFVYNEVHRPHPIFKVHFSIFADLTLWVNYVGMAEHFLEESKKISGSTEPIRQLLAQVEIAGSLLMGYAAQIEKNVAQGDTFSEKFINKVHDEASKSVKLLSQAILGTYPSLGILASTESHVLNQIFRDYFTATQHHIFRKGTTSTRILKDIN
- a CDS encoding autotransporter outer membrane beta-barrel domain-containing protein; protein product: MKTYITAALLIMMGIYTMQASEMPIKLCYRTVSYTSMEFDDFCDVCGCSGNGGSMGFGTGLNNNFIGLRYIGQRYRSRDGIFSNSPWIDENFNTIQLWTQIPVGKRLIINAVMPYQFHSREFSDNTEQHINGLGDATVLGFYQILKQTPDSIISIEPQHTLQLGGGIKMPTGKFDEENLEGSVNPSFQLGTGSWDYVLGANYGVTHRNWGLSAMVNYTIKTKNDKEYRFGNQFNYALNAYKTYYLGTNFALTPQAGIGGEHFEKNKEFGFEVNDTGGNALFSRLGVEVNYRQYALGLSSMLPVAQDLNNGKVEVKSRFSVYLNINI
- a CDS encoding cytochrome-c peroxidase; amino-acid sequence: MKTKYLFWAIPLLMLGACNNDNGEYIDIEDNERLSVTLPANFPPMVYNVEENPPTKYGFELGKKLFYDGKLSANGFISCGFCHEQRFSFTHHGHQFSHGIDDKEGTRNTPSIANMAFFSEFAWDGATSHLDLFPIIPITNEVEMGETMTSVLEKLRADSQYQKEFEAAFEEGGVNHENFLKAIAQFMVMMVSYNSKYDKYVRNEDGVTLTEQELQGMHVFQEKCASCHTTDLFSDGSFRNNGLPPNSSLNDIGRAEVSGSTNDTYKFKVPSLRNVALTAPYMHDGRFGSLESVLNFYQNGVQDSPTLDPLLKTEEGLGISLDDTEKLALIAFLGTLTDEEFINDERFAEY